One window of the Anaeromyxobacter dehalogenans 2CP-C genome contains the following:
- a CDS encoding translocation/assembly module TamB domain-containing protein — translation MKKRTVALVFLLVVVGLVLATLAALRTRWAGDRICALAAEKVRAATGLPLSFAACRIDPLGFAVDAEGVVLGPPAAPAFVADAITARLALVQALGRRVHLDRLRLVRPRLVAALPRGGGAPARCPPELLGRFEIRELQVEGGSVELGLPDGGHVSLEGLEIRSGPPARTLRSLATPARRSRVDVSAGPVRVDAVGRRWSASQVRARGEVALDLSVAEIAGAEAEVGGARLGLEGRVHDLCAPTLDLTARAEGRVDALLALAGVHADVEGTAAVEARVAGTPRAPELSASLRTRGVRVDGFVPGDAEAVVRLSGRTLVVDRLAVAAAGGGAAVAHGTVTLARGLPVEAEVQLDRVDLAEILDRLTVKQPWITLRLDGKARVTGTLSPPALAGTLASELHDFKALTRPYTQAHGDPGIVSFARGRIESAVRVDRGGLFLDGARVAVGQGTVDADAAIHFDGERGFHVRCRGVADLDALGPLAGIPWAGRLAIEAEVGAAPYGNPVVTGRARGEGLHFLQVDLGHVAADFRYRDFLLHFQGAEGTRGETRYRGEAVVDLSRTPTQIVSSRLEARGRLRDLFDSVMEWIPTTRYVRDALDAEVEATGTARGPATALDASFDARLGAGTLLGRAFDAGRAQGRIEAGRTARFERAELRRGTGVARAQGTWGLDAPFPWDLEVAFSGVPLAALDLPGGEWSGSASGRATLAGSFDHPDVRFAVNGDAVRVAGVALGTVQAGGTVVERKLVLTGGAEGLAGSAEIALQGRLPFQARATVAMDDAARLWPGGPPQGLRIRVGGEASASGELEDLAQARASVRLPQLAVALAEVKVEAAGPAVLTVRGERVELAPVTLRGTSTELTVSGAAAPGAVDLSASGTLDLRLAGALSPVVRRAHGQLALEAHMGGTFDQPVLVGSGRVTDGGFEVRGAGLVFSDMAGPLAFSQNRVLFEDLGALLNGGHARFTGEVELARLAPSRLRVEGALDEVPVALPSYLPATLSGRIEARGTPEATDVTGRLHVVRARYTADVDLEGSLLELRRRPPPPPKPYDKSGEWLRFDLQLVVDGDARIENDLVRGTVTGDLTLTGTLASPGLVGSLTMGQGSRAAFRGNEFTLTHAVLELVDRNKIEIVLDVNGDAQVRDYQVFMHAFGPLEQPRVTLTSAPPLPEPDLVTLLSLGFTRRDSAAGTGVGGVATAAAAQAIFSASGLDEQVRRFLPRGGPIRDIGMRITSAYSEATGQVEPRAEFESWLLRDRLRLRFQAPLAGARGRKAQAELRLGEHTAVQYQWDSDNPDVSTGDHGVDLKLRWEWTDRE, via the coding sequence TTGAAGAAGCGGACCGTCGCGCTGGTGTTCCTGCTGGTGGTCGTGGGCCTGGTGCTCGCGACGCTGGCGGCGCTGCGCACGCGCTGGGCCGGGGATCGGATCTGCGCGCTCGCGGCCGAGAAGGTGCGGGCCGCCACCGGCCTGCCGCTCTCGTTCGCGGCCTGCCGGATCGACCCGCTCGGCTTCGCGGTGGACGCCGAGGGCGTGGTCCTCGGCCCGCCCGCGGCGCCGGCGTTCGTGGCCGACGCGATCACCGCGCGCCTCGCGCTGGTGCAGGCGCTCGGCCGGCGCGTCCACCTCGACCGCCTGCGCCTCGTCCGCCCGCGCCTGGTCGCCGCGCTTCCGCGCGGCGGCGGCGCGCCGGCCCGCTGCCCCCCCGAGCTCCTGGGCCGCTTCGAGATCCGCGAGCTGCAGGTCGAGGGGGGCTCGGTGGAGCTGGGGCTCCCGGACGGCGGCCACGTCTCGCTGGAGGGGCTGGAGATCCGCTCCGGGCCGCCCGCGCGCACGCTCCGGTCGCTCGCCACGCCGGCGCGGCGGAGCCGGGTGGACGTGTCGGCCGGTCCGGTCCGGGTGGACGCGGTGGGGCGGAGGTGGAGCGCCTCGCAGGTGCGCGCCCGCGGCGAGGTCGCGCTCGACCTGTCCGTCGCCGAGATCGCCGGGGCCGAGGCCGAGGTGGGCGGGGCGCGGCTCGGGCTCGAGGGCCGCGTCCACGACCTGTGCGCGCCGACGCTCGACCTCACCGCCCGCGCCGAGGGCAGGGTGGACGCGCTGCTCGCGCTGGCCGGCGTGCACGCGGACGTGGAGGGGACCGCGGCGGTGGAGGCGCGCGTCGCCGGGACGCCCCGCGCGCCCGAGCTCTCGGCGTCGCTGCGCACGCGCGGCGTCCGGGTGGACGGGTTCGTGCCCGGCGACGCCGAGGCGGTGGTGCGGCTGTCGGGCCGGACGCTGGTGGTGGATCGCCTCGCGGTGGCGGCGGCCGGCGGGGGCGCGGCGGTGGCGCACGGCACCGTGACGCTCGCCCGCGGGCTGCCGGTCGAGGCGGAGGTGCAGCTCGACCGCGTGGACCTCGCCGAGATCCTGGATCGCCTCACCGTGAAGCAGCCCTGGATCACGCTCCGGCTCGACGGCAAGGCGCGCGTGACCGGGACGCTCTCGCCCCCGGCGCTCGCCGGCACGCTGGCCTCGGAGCTCCACGACTTCAAGGCGCTGACCCGGCCGTACACGCAGGCCCACGGCGACCCCGGCATCGTCTCGTTCGCGCGGGGGCGGATCGAGTCGGCGGTGCGCGTGGACCGCGGCGGCCTGTTCCTGGACGGCGCGCGCGTGGCGGTGGGGCAGGGGACCGTGGACGCGGACGCCGCCATCCACTTCGACGGCGAGCGAGGCTTCCACGTGCGCTGCCGCGGCGTGGCCGATCTCGACGCCCTGGGGCCGCTCGCCGGGATCCCCTGGGCCGGGCGCCTGGCGATCGAGGCGGAGGTCGGCGCGGCGCCGTACGGCAACCCGGTGGTCACCGGCCGCGCCCGCGGCGAGGGGCTCCACTTCCTGCAGGTGGACCTCGGCCACGTGGCGGCCGACTTCCGCTACCGGGACTTCCTGCTCCACTTCCAGGGCGCCGAGGGGACCCGGGGCGAGACCCGCTACCGCGGCGAGGCGGTGGTGGACCTCTCGCGCACGCCCACCCAGATCGTCTCCTCGCGCCTGGAGGCGCGCGGGCGCCTCCGCGACCTGTTCGACTCCGTGATGGAGTGGATCCCGACCACCCGCTACGTCCGCGACGCGCTCGACGCGGAGGTGGAGGCGACCGGGACCGCGCGCGGCCCCGCCACCGCCCTCGACGCGTCCTTCGACGCGCGGCTCGGCGCCGGCACGCTGCTGGGCCGGGCGTTCGACGCCGGGCGCGCCCAGGGGCGCATCGAGGCGGGGCGCACCGCCCGCTTCGAGCGCGCCGAGCTGCGGCGCGGCACCGGGGTCGCGCGGGCGCAGGGCACCTGGGGCCTGGACGCGCCGTTCCCCTGGGACCTGGAGGTGGCGTTCTCGGGCGTGCCGCTCGCGGCGCTCGACCTCCCCGGCGGCGAGTGGTCCGGCTCGGCGAGCGGGCGCGCCACGCTGGCCGGGTCGTTCGATCACCCCGACGTGCGCTTCGCCGTGAACGGCGACGCCGTGCGCGTGGCCGGCGTCGCGCTCGGCACGGTGCAGGCCGGCGGCACGGTGGTGGAGCGCAAGCTGGTGCTGACCGGGGGCGCGGAGGGGCTGGCGGGGTCCGCGGAGATCGCGCTGCAGGGGCGGCTGCCGTTCCAGGCGCGGGCCACGGTGGCCATGGACGACGCCGCGCGGCTCTGGCCCGGCGGCCCGCCGCAGGGGCTGCGCATCCGCGTGGGCGGGGAGGCGAGCGCCTCGGGGGAGCTCGAGGACCTCGCGCAGGCCCGGGCCAGCGTGCGCCTCCCCCAGCTCGCCGTCGCGCTCGCCGAGGTGAAGGTCGAGGCCGCCGGGCCGGCGGTGCTGACCGTGCGGGGGGAGCGGGTGGAGCTCGCGCCCGTCACGCTGCGCGGCACCAGCACCGAGCTGACCGTCTCCGGCGCCGCCGCGCCCGGCGCGGTTGACCTGAGCGCCTCCGGCACGCTCGACCTGCGCCTCGCGGGCGCGCTCTCGCCGGTGGTCCGGCGCGCGCACGGGCAGCTCGCGCTGGAGGCGCACATGGGCGGCACGTTCGACCAGCCGGTGCTGGTCGGCTCGGGCCGCGTCACCGACGGCGGCTTCGAGGTGCGAGGCGCCGGCCTGGTGTTCTCCGACATGGCCGGGCCGCTCGCGTTCTCGCAGAACCGGGTGCTGTTCGAGGACCTGGGGGCGCTCCTGAACGGCGGGCACGCGCGCTTCACCGGCGAGGTGGAGCTGGCGCGGCTCGCGCCGTCTCGCCTCCGGGTGGAGGGCGCGCTGGACGAGGTGCCGGTGGCGCTCCCGTCCTACCTGCCGGCCACGCTGTCCGGGCGGATCGAGGCGCGGGGCACGCCGGAGGCGACCGACGTCACCGGCCGGCTGCACGTGGTCCGGGCGCGCTACACGGCCGACGTGGACCTCGAGGGCAGCCTGCTGGAGCTGCGCCGCCGGCCGCCGCCGCCGCCGAAGCCGTACGACAAGTCGGGCGAGTGGCTCCGCTTCGACCTTCAGCTCGTGGTGGACGGGGACGCGCGGATCGAGAACGACCTGGTGCGCGGGACCGTCACCGGGGACCTCACGCTCACCGGGACGCTCGCGTCGCCGGGCCTGGTGGGCAGCCTCACCATGGGCCAGGGCAGCCGCGCGGCGTTCCGCGGCAACGAGTTCACGCTCACGCACGCCGTCCTGGAGCTGGTGGACCGGAACAAGATCGAGATCGTGCTGGACGTGAACGGGGACGCGCAGGTCCGCGACTACCAGGTGTTCATGCACGCGTTCGGCCCCCTGGAGCAGCCGCGCGTGACGCTCACCAGCGCCCCGCCGCTCCCCGAGCCGGACCTCGTCACGCTGCTCTCGCTCGGCTTCACGCGCCGCGACTCCGCCGCCGGCACCGGCGTGGGCGGGGTGGCCACCGCGGCGGCCGCGCAGGCCATCTTCTCGGCGTCCGGCCTGGACGAGCAGGTGCGCCGGTTCCTGCCGCGCGGCGGGCCGATCCGCGACATCGGCATGCGCATCACCAGCGCCTACTCCGAGGCGACCGGCCAGGTGGAGCCGCGCGCCGAGTTCGAGTCCTGGCTGCTCCGCGATCGCCTGCGGCTCCGGTTCCAGGCGCCGCTCGCGGGCGCGCGCGGCCGCAAGGCGCAGGCGGAGCTGCGGCTGGGGGAGCACACGGCGGTGCAGTACCAGTGGGACAGCGACAACCCCGACGTCTCCACCGGCGACCACGGCGTGGACCTGAAGCTGCGCTGGGAATGGACGGACCGGGAGTGA
- a CDS encoding BamA/OMP85 family outer membrane protein translates to MDGPGVIAALAIALALAASPAAAEPADAAAPPPPRVLAVDLALPPGDDRAQASALVTFAPGEPLSVRDARRTVQRLFQTGRYRNVIVRAEPAAAPPGAAGEWVRLVVEALPVRRVARVEVRTDAPEVLGADAVRAAARLATGDAFDDAGLDPAAARVRAALSRRGRRDAEVRASAGGDTEVDVLLEVRAGPVTRVASVRLTGSPGPAAEALRARLRTREGAPLDEDALEADVQALRAGLRAAGYRRARVDAPAVRVRDGAAEVELPVQAGPRMAFAFRGNVAFRSALLERQLGFEADQPVDAPAIEQAADRLRAFYRARGFAGAAVAAEERRGAGVLAVVFHVDEGRRYRLGRIRFEGATARTERDLGDRLFAILEEDAATPGSPDADEARALILSVPGARPPPEPPPPLPPRAYFDEATWDRALEVIVEGYRAEGWLDAVALGSAVALDADRGIADVTLRLREGARTHVESIAFEGTGAVPLPELARETRLSPGDPLAFDRVEETRLAILRRYYTAGHAFARVEAREELDRERHLATVRFVVDAGPKVRIGRVLLTGNRRTREDVIRDELEVREGATFDPEALARSQAALLRLGVFRSAKLELHEPELVAETKDLSVELAERPYATLTQSLGFSIANGPRAVLEYSRPNLLGRAVELTARGKVNYLVDVGGLGPDLSGKQGYDRLEGRADLGLRSTRVRLLPVPVGLRTDMIGEILHRRAYDLRRVSGVAGVDVGVTSRVGASLQYELEVDDIRRTNVVGVLTQADLERLRFDEGVTTLHAVRPSFTLDFRDNSAHPHRGWFAAGVAEWAHSLGVGVPGAPDRRALFGLLPGSEVHSNLVKLSGTLSGYLPLGGSTVLALSVRGGRVFPLDRESRTIIPRRFFLGGASTMRGFAEEEMIQEDVRGALAAEGKLCATSYTGIGCTERGRRVASGDRPVSEGGEAYLLGKTELRVGLTRAVELGLFLDAGNLWLDPNKFEALDLRSNTGAGLRFVTPIGPAALDLGFNLDRDVRINERLFALHFTIGLF, encoded by the coding sequence ATGGACGGACCGGGAGTGATCGCCGCGCTCGCCATCGCGCTGGCGCTCGCGGCCTCGCCGGCCGCGGCCGAGCCCGCGGACGCGGCCGCCCCGCCGCCGCCCCGGGTCCTGGCGGTGGATCTGGCGCTGCCGCCGGGTGACGACCGGGCGCAGGCGTCGGCGCTGGTGACGTTCGCCCCCGGCGAGCCGCTGTCGGTCCGCGACGCCCGCCGTACGGTGCAGCGCCTGTTCCAGACCGGGCGGTACCGGAACGTGATCGTCCGCGCCGAGCCCGCCGCGGCACCGCCGGGCGCCGCGGGCGAGTGGGTCCGGCTGGTGGTGGAGGCGCTCCCGGTGCGCCGGGTGGCGCGGGTCGAGGTCCGGACCGACGCGCCCGAGGTGCTGGGCGCCGACGCCGTCCGCGCGGCGGCCCGGCTCGCGACGGGCGACGCGTTCGACGACGCCGGCCTCGATCCGGCGGCGGCGAGGGTGCGCGCGGCGCTCTCCCGGCGCGGCCGGCGCGACGCGGAGGTGCGCGCGAGCGCCGGGGGCGACACCGAGGTGGACGTGCTGCTCGAGGTCCGCGCCGGGCCGGTCACGCGGGTCGCGTCTGTGCGGCTCACCGGCAGCCCCGGGCCGGCGGCCGAGGCGCTCCGCGCCCGCCTGCGCACGCGCGAGGGCGCGCCGCTCGACGAGGACGCGCTCGAGGCGGACGTCCAGGCGCTCCGCGCCGGGCTGCGCGCCGCGGGGTACCGGCGGGCGCGGGTGGACGCGCCCGCGGTGCGCGTGCGGGACGGCGCGGCCGAGGTGGAGCTCCCGGTGCAGGCCGGACCGCGCATGGCGTTCGCGTTCCGCGGGAACGTCGCGTTCCGGTCCGCGCTCCTGGAGCGGCAGCTCGGGTTCGAGGCGGACCAGCCGGTGGACGCGCCCGCCATCGAGCAGGCGGCCGACCGGCTGCGCGCGTTCTACCGCGCGCGCGGCTTCGCCGGCGCGGCCGTGGCGGCGGAGGAGCGGCGCGGGGCGGGCGTGCTGGCGGTGGTCTTCCACGTGGACGAGGGGCGCCGCTACCGGCTCGGCCGGATCCGCTTCGAGGGCGCGACCGCGCGCACGGAGCGGGACCTCGGCGACCGGCTCTTCGCCATCCTGGAGGAGGACGCGGCCACGCCCGGGTCCCCGGACGCGGACGAGGCCCGCGCGCTGATCCTCTCGGTGCCGGGCGCGCGCCCGCCGCCGGAGCCGCCGCCGCCGCTGCCGCCGCGCGCCTACTTCGACGAGGCCACCTGGGATCGCGCCCTCGAGGTGATCGTGGAGGGCTACCGGGCCGAGGGCTGGCTCGACGCGGTCGCCCTGGGCAGCGCGGTGGCGCTCGACGCGGACCGCGGGATCGCCGACGTGACGCTCCGGCTGCGCGAGGGCGCGCGCACGCACGTGGAGTCGATCGCGTTCGAGGGCACCGGCGCCGTGCCGCTCCCGGAGCTGGCCCGCGAGACGCGCCTGTCGCCGGGCGACCCGCTCGCGTTCGACCGCGTCGAGGAGACGCGGCTCGCCATCCTGCGCCGCTACTACACGGCGGGCCACGCGTTCGCGCGCGTGGAGGCGCGCGAGGAGCTGGACCGCGAGCGCCACCTGGCCACGGTGCGGTTCGTGGTGGACGCGGGCCCGAAGGTCCGGATCGGCCGGGTGCTCCTCACGGGCAACCGGCGCACCCGCGAGGACGTGATCCGCGACGAGCTGGAGGTCCGGGAGGGCGCCACCTTCGACCCGGAGGCGCTGGCGCGCAGCCAGGCGGCGCTGCTGCGGCTGGGCGTGTTCCGCTCGGCGAAGCTGGAGCTGCACGAGCCGGAGCTGGTCGCGGAGACGAAGGACCTGTCGGTCGAGCTGGCGGAGCGGCCCTACGCCACCCTCACGCAGTCGCTCGGCTTCTCCATCGCGAACGGCCCGCGCGCGGTGCTCGAGTACTCGCGGCCGAACCTGCTCGGCCGGGCGGTGGAGCTCACCGCCCGCGGCAAGGTGAACTACCTGGTGGACGTGGGCGGCCTGGGCCCGGATCTCTCCGGGAAGCAGGGCTACGATCGGCTGGAAGGGCGGGCCGACCTCGGCCTGCGCTCGACGCGGGTGCGGCTGCTGCCGGTGCCGGTGGGCCTGCGGACCGACATGATCGGCGAGATCCTGCACCGCCGCGCCTACGACCTGCGGCGCGTCTCCGGCGTGGCCGGCGTGGACGTGGGGGTGACCTCGCGCGTGGGCGCCTCGCTCCAGTACGAGCTGGAGGTGGACGACATCCGCCGCACCAACGTGGTGGGCGTGCTCACGCAGGCCGACCTGGAGCGGCTCCGCTTCGACGAGGGCGTGACCACGCTGCACGCGGTCCGGCCGTCGTTCACGCTCGACTTCCGCGACAACTCCGCCCACCCGCACCGCGGCTGGTTCGCCGCGGGCGTGGCCGAGTGGGCGCACTCGCTCGGCGTGGGCGTCCCCGGCGCGCCGGACCGCCGCGCGCTGTTCGGGCTGCTCCCGGGCTCGGAGGTCCACAGCAACCTGGTGAAGCTCTCGGGCACGCTCTCCGGCTACCTGCCGCTGGGCGGCTCCACCGTGCTCGCGCTCTCGGTCCGCGGCGGCCGGGTGTTCCCGCTGGATCGCGAGTCGCGCACCATCATCCCGCGCCGCTTCTTCCTGGGCGGCGCCTCGACCATGCGCGGGTTCGCCGAGGAGGAGATGATCCAGGAGGACGTGCGCGGCGCGCTCGCGGCCGAGGGCAAGCTCTGCGCCACCTCGTACACGGGGATCGGCTGCACCGAGCGCGGCCGCCGCGTCGCGTCCGGCGACCGGCCCGTGTCCGAGGGCGGCGAGGCGTACCTGCTCGGCAAGACCGAGCTGCGCGTCGGGCTCACCCGCGCCGTGGAGCTGGGCCTGTTCCTCGACGCCGGCAACCTCTGGCTCGACCCGAACAAGTTCGAGGCGCTCGATCTGCGCAGCAACACGGGCGCCGGCCTCCGGTTCGTCACGCCCATCGGTCCCGCCGCGCTCGACCTCGGCTTCAACCTGGACCGCGACGTCCGCATCAACGAGCGCCTGTTCGCGCTGCACTTCACGATCGGGCTGTTCTGA
- a CDS encoding MtnX-like HAD-IB family phosphatase, which produces MRAPWAIVCDFDGTALTEDLGDQVAFHFAGVDAYRAAEDRYRAGELTFGHLLQAVFGPIRASRAEIAAFARARAAWRPGFEDFLDACRRGGRPFLVVSSGLDAYIEPVLEGLAPELRAHVELRSNRAACGEDGLRVGFHGADCGFCGFCKGDVVRELQAAGHKVAVCGDGTGDRHAADAADHVFARAGSSLVRYCAEQGIRHDVFATFGEVMARFPG; this is translated from the coding sequence ATGCGCGCACCCTGGGCCATCGTCTGCGACTTCGACGGAACCGCGCTCACCGAGGACCTCGGCGACCAGGTCGCGTTCCACTTCGCCGGCGTGGACGCCTACCGCGCCGCGGAGGACCGCTACCGCGCTGGCGAGCTGACGTTCGGGCACCTCCTGCAGGCCGTGTTCGGCCCCATCCGCGCGAGCCGCGCCGAGATCGCCGCGTTCGCCCGCGCGCGCGCCGCCTGGCGCCCGGGGTTCGAGGACTTCCTCGACGCCTGCCGCCGCGGCGGCCGCCCGTTCCTGGTGGTCTCGTCCGGCCTCGACGCCTACATCGAGCCCGTGCTCGAGGGGCTCGCCCCCGAGCTGCGCGCGCACGTGGAGCTGCGGTCGAACCGCGCCGCCTGCGGCGAGGACGGGCTGCGCGTCGGCTTCCACGGCGCGGACTGCGGGTTCTGCGGCTTCTGCAAGGGCGACGTGGTGCGCGAGCTCCAGGCGGCCGGGCACAAGGTGGCGGTGTGCGGGGACGGCACCGGCGACCGCCACGCGGCCGACGCCGCCGACCACGTGTTCGCGCGCGCGGGGTCGTCCCTCGTGCGCTACTGCGCCGAGCAGGGCATCCGGCACGACGTGTTCGCGACGTTCGGCGAGGTGATGGCGCGGTTCCCGGGCTGA
- a CDS encoding C-GCAxxG-C-C family (seleno)protein, producing MEKENLGRRQVLAVIGGALALGGLQACGDDDNDSTTTPVDPPAAGPQVADYPYDQHIAATYQIDAAKVRELAYQAYYNGGCCHGAFSGLIDHLSATVGQPFNLIPRTFGQFGAGGIAGYGSICGSILGGILIINSIVSKADVRTNMLTDLMRWYERESFPKYVPTTIAPNEVGKTTLDFTNVGALQVVPGSHLCHASVSTWCAANAVSTKSADKLARCSRLTADVAGKVAEMLNTYLSTGTYAGPAAIDDASAGCLGCHGPATTFEPVASGMGCTSCHSDKTTGHP from the coding sequence ATGGAGAAGGAAAACCTCGGCCGGCGGCAAGTGCTCGCGGTGATCGGCGGTGCGCTTGCCCTCGGCGGCCTGCAGGCCTGCGGTGACGACGACAACGACAGCACGACCACGCCGGTGGACCCGCCTGCGGCGGGGCCGCAGGTGGCCGACTACCCGTACGACCAGCACATCGCCGCGACGTACCAGATCGACGCGGCCAAGGTCCGCGAGCTCGCGTACCAGGCGTACTACAACGGCGGCTGCTGCCACGGCGCGTTCAGCGGCCTCATCGACCACCTCAGCGCGACGGTGGGCCAGCCGTTCAACCTCATCCCCCGCACGTTCGGCCAGTTCGGCGCGGGCGGCATCGCCGGCTACGGCAGCATCTGCGGCTCGATCCTCGGCGGCATCCTGATCATCAACTCGATCGTGTCGAAGGCCGACGTCCGCACCAACATGCTGACCGACCTGATGCGCTGGTACGAGCGCGAGTCGTTCCCGAAGTACGTTCCGACGACCATCGCGCCGAACGAGGTGGGCAAGACCACGCTCGACTTCACGAACGTCGGCGCGCTGCAGGTGGTCCCGGGCTCGCACCTCTGCCACGCCTCGGTCTCCACCTGGTGCGCCGCCAACGCGGTCTCGACCAAGAGCGCCGACAAGCTCGCGCGCTGCTCGCGCCTGACGGCCGACGTGGCCGGCAAGGTGGCCGAGATGCTGAACACGTACCTGTCCACCGGGACGTACGCGGGCCCCGCAGCCATCGACGACGCGTCGGCCGGCTGCCTGGGCTGCCACGGCCCCGCGACCACGTTCGAGCCGGTGGCCTCGGGCATGGGCTGCACGTCCTGCCACTCGGACAAGACGACCGGGCACCCGTAG
- a CDS encoding class I SAM-dependent methyltransferase yields MAFGPAAAVYAFLVDQPAWREDCRALGALVRGARVLDLGIGPGTGAVEMARAAKDTRHVGLDRSASMLRRAARAARAGAVTLPLVRGDALRLPVRDGALDGATGHSVLYLLPDPAAALEELRRALRPGGRVAFLEPRRQGAPLAATLAGGARFAAAMILWRGMSRLHRRYDEAELESLLSGAGFTGARAWPVLGGHGVMATAERA; encoded by the coding sequence GTGGCCTTCGGGCCGGCCGCGGCGGTGTACGCGTTCCTGGTGGACCAGCCCGCGTGGCGCGAGGACTGCCGCGCGCTCGGCGCGCTCGTGCGGGGCGCGCGGGTGCTCGACCTCGGGATCGGCCCGGGCACCGGCGCGGTGGAGATGGCCCGCGCCGCGAAGGACACGCGGCACGTCGGGCTGGACCGCTCCGCCTCCATGCTCCGCCGCGCGGCGCGGGCGGCGCGCGCCGGCGCGGTGACGCTCCCGCTCGTGCGCGGCGACGCGCTCCGGCTCCCGGTCCGCGACGGCGCCCTGGACGGCGCCACCGGCCACAGCGTCCTCTACCTGCTGCCCGACCCGGCCGCCGCGCTGGAGGAGCTCCGCCGCGCGCTGCGGCCGGGTGGCCGCGTGGCGTTCCTCGAGCCGCGCCGCCAGGGCGCGCCGCTCGCCGCGACGCTCGCGGGCGGTGCGCGGTTCGCGGCCGCCATGATCCTGTGGCGGGGGATGTCCCGGCTTCACCGCAGGTACGACGAGGCGGAGCTGGAGTCGCTGCTCTCGGGCGCGGGGTTCACCGGCGCGCGCGCCTGGCCGGTGCTCGGTGGGCACGGCGTGATGGCGACCGCCGAGCGCGCCTGA
- a CDS encoding phosphatase has translation MAGRLASIDVGTNTVLLLVAERRGGALAPVRERAEITRLGRGVDATGRLDPAAIRETVATLAAFAAEARALGAEEIACVATSAARDAANGAEFFEAARAAAGLSPRVISGDEEARLVYGSAFRDFGAGGPLAVLDVGGGSTEFIVGEGPDPRARVSLQVGAVRLTERHVRADPVRPDELAAMRAGAREALAPLAGLGAGAGARLVGVAGTVTTLAAVAQALPAYDAERVHGAELRLDELERLLARLAALTVAARAALPGMEPKRADVILGGGLVVVEAMRLAGFDRLTVSDRGVRWGLLYELAGP, from the coding sequence ATGGCCGGGCGGCTCGCCTCGATCGACGTCGGCACCAACACCGTGCTGCTGCTCGTGGCGGAGCGGCGGGGCGGCGCGCTCGCCCCGGTGCGGGAGCGCGCCGAGATCACCCGGCTCGGCCGCGGCGTGGACGCGACCGGCCGGCTCGACCCGGCGGCCATCCGCGAGACCGTCGCCACGCTGGCGGCGTTCGCGGCGGAGGCCCGCGCGCTCGGCGCCGAGGAGATCGCCTGCGTCGCCACCAGCGCCGCCCGCGACGCCGCGAACGGCGCCGAGTTCTTCGAGGCGGCGCGCGCCGCGGCCGGGCTCTCGCCGCGCGTCATCTCGGGCGACGAGGAGGCGCGGCTGGTGTACGGCAGCGCCTTCCGCGACTTCGGCGCGGGCGGGCCGCTCGCGGTGCTCGACGTGGGCGGCGGCTCGACCGAGTTCATCGTGGGCGAAGGGCCCGACCCGCGCGCGCGCGTCAGCCTGCAGGTGGGCGCGGTCCGGCTCACCGAGCGGCACGTGCGCGCCGATCCGGTGCGGCCGGACGAGCTCGCGGCGATGCGCGCCGGGGCCCGCGAGGCGCTGGCGCCGCTCGCCGGCCTGGGCGCCGGCGCCGGCGCGCGCCTGGTCGGCGTGGCGGGCACGGTGACCACGCTCGCCGCGGTCGCGCAGGCGCTGCCCGCCTACGACGCGGAGCGGGTGCACGGGGCGGAGCTCCGGCTCGACGAGCTGGAGCGGCTGCTCGCGCGCCTCGCGGCGCTGACGGTGGCGGCGCGCGCGGCGCTGCCCGGGATGGAGCCGAAGCGGGCAGACGTGATCCTGGGCGGCGGGCTGGTGGTCGTGGAGGCGATGCGCCTCGCCGGGTTCGACCGCCTGACCGTCTCGGACCGCGGCGTCCGCTGGGGGTTGCTCTACGAGCTCGCCGGTCCGTGA